The genomic stretch GCTTTGCTATTAAAAAAATCTTTTATCCGGACGATTTTGATTTTCAAGGCTCCGGCAGGACAGATGCAGGGGTTCATGCACTGAAGCAGGTAGCACATCTTGAGGTTAAAACGAAACTCCCTCCGGAAATTATCAGGATGAAACTTAACGATGAAATGCCTGCTGATATAAATATTCTCGGAGTTGAAAAGGCGCCGCAGAGTTTCCATGCAAGGCATGATGCAGTCTGCAGGAGTTATGTTTATCAGATATCCCGAAGGAGAACCGCATTTGGCAAGAAATATGTGTGGTGGATAAAAGATAAACTTGATATTGAAAAGATGAAACAGGCTGCGGAATTATTTGTCGGGATGAAGGATTTTAAATCATTTACGGATGATGATCCCGAAGAGAAATCAACCAGAGTCAAGGTGGAGGAGATACAGATTAAGGAATCCGGGGATCTGATATTAATACGAATTACAGGTTCGCATTTTATCTGGAAAATGGTCAGAAGGGTTGTCGGTGTGCTTGCTGAGGTTGGCAGAGGAAAACTTACAATTGGAAAAGTTGAGGAGTTTATAAAAACAAAATCAGCTGAGCCGGCTAAGCTTACTGCTCCGCCATCTGGATTATTTCTTGAGCACGTTTCTTATAAAGATGATATGAAGAGTCCTGAGCTTACACCTTTGATTAAAATATAAGACAATACAGGTTCAAATTTCAGGAATCATGGGGTTATCGTCTTTGAATGCTGCATACAATGTCGAGAGGGATTAAATGAAAAAGTTTGAAGTTTGCATAAGAGGGACGAATTTTCTGATTAAATCAGGCAGTCAGGTGAAGCAAAATGGTTTCTATGCTGCAAGGTTCATAGAAGCAAACGACAGCTCAGAAGCACTTGAAAGTGTTATGGGGGCAATCAAGGCTGAACTTAAGGATGTTGTGTTGAATGAAAAGTCTAACCCGCCGAAGGTGACGGTTGAGGATGTCTATGAAGTTTACTATTTCGGGGATAAGATATTGTGGGAAGGCAGGAATCTGCCTCCGGAAGGCTTTGTCTGGGATGAAGAGGTTGTTAGTGAATCAGCGGGGTCGGCGGCAAGCTCATCGCCAAATCCGTTAGAGGGGAAGCTGCCGACCTTATGGAACCGGATACAGCAGAAGGATATTCATATCCATTCTATTTTTATCCATTTTACAAACTCCCTGTATCCTGTTGCTATACTCTTCATGTTTCTGTTTCTCTTGTTTGGCAACACCTCATTCCATCAAACATATTTCTACATTATGGTGCTGGCTACCTTCAGTGTGCCTGTTTCATATCTGACAGGCCTCCTTGAGTGGAGGAAGAGATTCAAAGGCATAATGATCCCGATCTTCGCCGCTAAGATTAAATATGGAGTAGTGGTATTTATTATCGGAGGATGCTCGACCTTATGGCACTATCTCTCTCCATCTATTTTAGTGCGGGGAGACATTCTAAGTGTGCTTTTTATCCTTCTTAATATTTCTATTATGGTGCCTTTGATATATCTGGGTCACCTTGGCGGGATAATTGTTTATGAGGGGCTTGATTAAGGAATATCCTTAAAGAAACGTTCTACATCTTCTGCAGAATGAACAATATCCATCGCCGGCAGTGATGATATGATCATCTTTCCGTAAGAATTTCTGACAAGACGGGAATCAAGTATGGCAACCACCCCTCTGTCACTTGTCCCCCTGATAAGCCGTCCTACACCCTGCCGCAGAAGCAGTATTGCTGACGGGAGGGCGAGGTGTGAAAACCAGCGTTCACCGAGCCTCCTGCAACGCTCTTCATAAACCGGGTCACCCGGTGACCGGAATGGGAGTTTAATGATTACTACCAGGCTCAACTGCTCTCCCCTTATATCAATTCCCTGCCAGAAGGTTGTGGTCGCAAGGAGAACCGGATTATCTGTTTCTTTAAACCACTTAATAAGTTTTGAAGGGGGCATATCCCCCTGTGATTTGCATGGGTACTCCGTATTGATATTTTTTGAGACAAGCCGGAGGTGATTGTATGAAGTGAACAACACAAGCGCCCTTCCCCTGGAGCTGTTGATCAGTCTCTCGATTACCGCTACGGATTTCTGATTAAATATCTCGCTGTTTTCCTTAGCTGGCGGCGGCAGCTCTTTGTCAACATAAAGGAGCGCCTGCTTTTGATAATCGAATGGTGATTCGATCACATTTTCTTCAAAGTCTGTGATGCCGAGACGCTCCTTTAAAAAATCAAAACTGTTCATTACTGAAAGCGTGGCAGAAGTCATTACGACACCATCATATCCTTTTGTAAGGACTTCAAAAGGCCTCATTACCTCAACCATATCACTTCTAAATTCCAGATACCCCTTATTCCAGGTCAAGTAATAAACCTTGTCAGTGTCACACTGCTCAATAAAATCCCGGATATCCTTTGATACAGCCTTAACATAGTTAATAGTCGTTTCAATACGGTCTGTCAATTCAGGGGAGGCTATGTTGAATAGTTCGATATTGGGATTTCCCGGCTGTTCGCTCATAGTAGTTGCTGCTGTCCGTTTGTATGATTCCAGTCTCATGACGGCAGTATCAAGCGAGAGCATTCCATGAAGATTTCGCAGTCCCTCAATAACGGTATCAGGGACAGGAAATATGCACTGAGCCGATGAATTTCTATTTCCCTGAAATGATGCGCTCCCCCTGAAGAAAGACTCTACCGGGCCAAACAATTCATCAACATATATCTTTAAGCCCCTTAACCTGTGAAGGATCCACGATATCCTTGAAAAGCTGATAGTACTTCCCATGACAGCAGAAAGCACATTTTCCATCTGATGCGCCTCATCAATTATTAACCGGCTGTGAAAAGGTAGGAGATTGAATTCAGATAGGAGGTCATATACGAGCAGATGGTGGTTCACTACAAGTATGTCTGCATTGTGCAGCTGCCTGTAATGGCGGTAATAAAAACATTCCTCGTACCAGGGGCACAACTTTCCACTGCAGTCATCAGGGTCAGCAGAGACACTTCCCCAGAAGTCAGGTATAAAGTGGAGTTCGTCCTTATCTCCTGACCTGGTTGAATCGCACCACTTCTTGAATTTCTTATAAGCCTCTCCAGTGTCAGCATACTCTTTCTCCCGCTTCAGGCAGAGATAATTATTCTTACCCTTGAGTAGTGCGAAGGTGAAGTCATATGGGAGGTTTTCATGAAGGAATACCAGGTCTTTTTTCACAAGCTGTTCCTGCAAAGCTATAGAAACAGTCGAGACTATCGTCTTTTCCTGAGAGAGTATTGCCGGGATAAGATAGGCAAATGACTTGCCGACACCTGTTCCTGCCTCAATAAGGAACCTCTTTTTATCCTGAAGACATGCGAAGACCTGCCCCGCCATTTTAATCTGCTGAGGTCTTTCTTCATAGTCGGGAAGAGATTGTTTTAAGTGCTTAAATGCCTGCAGAAGTTCTTCCATCGCTCACCGGGGTTATTCCAACATTCTATGTTTTATTGACCGTGAATGCAATATAAGGTATAACCAAAGATGAATAAAAACAGAGGAGGTGTACTATGGCAGATGTAATTCGTAAAGTTGTATATTATAAGACTGAAGTTCCTGATAAGCCCGGAGAGGGGGCCAGGATTCTCAGTGCCTTCAAGGCAGGAGGGGTTAATATGCTTGCATTCAGCGGGTTCCCCAGCGGCAGGCGTGCTCAAATGGATTTTATTCCTGAGGATGAGGCGCTGTTTAAGAAGGCTGCAAAGACAGCAGGTCTCAGGCTTAGTCCGAAGAAAACCGGTTTCTTAGTGCAGGGTAATGACCGGGTTGGCGCTGTCTCCGGGATTATGACTAAAGTAGCTGAGGCAAAGATTAATATTACTGCACTGGATGCAATAGTTGCCGGGGGAGGGCGCTACGGCGTTATCTTCTGGGTAAAGCCTGCTGATGTAAGAAAGACGGCAAAATTGCTCGACGCAAAATAAAAGACATATTATTATGGAACAGGTATGTTTTCAGGGGACAGAATTAATATCTGTCCCCAACATGGCTGTCTATGTTTTTGTGAATGGAGGATCACACTGTGGATGATACAAAGATATTTCTATCTGAAGATGAAATGCCTACTCACTGGTACAATATAGTTGCGGATTTCCCAAAGCCTTTACCACCGGTACTTCATCCAGGGACTGGACAGCCTATTGGTCCGGATGACTTAGCCCCCCTCTTTCCTATGGACCTGATTATGCAGGAGGTCAGCCAGGAGAGATTCATAGAGATACCAAAGGAAGTAAGGGATGTATACAGATTGTGGCGTCCTTCCCCTCTTGTAAGGGCGAGACGTTGGGAAAAGGCCCTTGGTACTCCTGCCAGGATCTACTACAAATGGGAAGGGGTCAGCCCTGCAGGAAGCCACAAGCCGAATACAGCCGTTGCTCAGGCATATTATAATAAAAAGGCCGGTATCACGAGAATTACAACTGAGACAGGCGCAGGTCAATGGGGGAGTGCACTTGCCTTTGCCTGTAATCTCTTTGGAATAGAATGTAAGGTCTATATGGTGCGGGTCAGTTATGATCAGAAACCCTATCGCCGCATCATGATGGAGGCATGGGGCGCTAAGTGTATCTCCAGCCCGAGCAATGAAACCGCTGCAGGAAGGAAAATCCTGGAAAAGTATCCTGATACGCCAGGCTCACTTGGTATAGCCATTAGCGAGGCGGTTGAAGAAGCGGCAAGCCGGGATGATACCAAATATTCTCTGGGTAGTGTGTTAAACCACGTAATGCTTCACCAGACAGTTATAGGACTTGAGACGAAAATACAATTTGAAAAGGTCGGAGAATATCCGGATGTTGTCATAGGTTGTGCGGGCGGAGGATCTAATTTTGCAGGTTTGGCGATTCCCTTTGTGAGAGATAAGATCATTGACGGGAGGGATATTAAGGTGATTGCCGTTGAACCTACAGCTTGTCCTACTCTGACAAAAGGGCTTTATCGTTATGATTTCGGAGATACTGCTTGTACAACGCCGCTGATCAAGATGTTTACGCTTGGTCATGATTTCATGCCGGCCCCTATCCATGCAGGAGGCCTTCGTTATCATGGCATGGCCCCGATAGTGTGCCACATGTATGACCTTGGTTTGATCGAAGCAAGGGCGTACCATCAGAATCCGGTGTTTGAAGCAGCGCTTAGTTTTACAAGGGCCGAAGGGCATCTCCCTGCACCTGAGACAGCGCATGCAGTCAGGGCAACTATGGACGAGGCACTGCGCTGCAAGGAAACCGGCGAGGCCAGGGTAATAGTATTCAATGCGAGCGGGCACGGACATTTTGACCTGACATCATATCAGAAATACATGGCCGGTGAATTAAAGGATTTTGACTATCCGGAGGATGAGCTGCAGCGGTCGCTCAAAAACCTCCCTAAAACAGGTAATGAGTGAGTTGCTGTTCTTAATCCATCTTTAATGTTTAACCCTGTATACTGATAGCCCTGAGGTAATATGCATGAATTAACTGAACTGTTCAGTACAGTCAGTTATAAGCATGCTGAAGTATATGGAGGTGACACATGAATATTCTTTTAGTGGAAGACGAGCAGACTCTTGCATCAACCCTTAAAGAGGGGCTTGAAATGGACGGTCACTTTGTTGATATTGCAGGTGACGGTACGGACGGGATGTCTAAGGCGGAACAGCATCCAAACGATGTCATTATCATGGATGTCATCCTCCCGTTGATGGACGGATTAACAACACTGAGCGCACTTAGGGAGAAGGGGATAATGACCCCGGTGATCCTGCTTACAGCAGATGATGCTGTCGTGAATCAGACAAAAAGAGCAGATGTTGCTGCCAGTGAATACCCGGTTGGCCAGCTGGCTCTGGGTCTGCTTGTCTCAAAGGTTCGGTATCTGCTGCGCAAGTCATTGCATTAATCTCTATTTTCTGTTACATTCCTTCTAAAGCCATGAGGTGAGAAGGCTGTCCGCCAATAATGTCTTTTTTGGCAGGTAAAGTCTGCCCAGCGCTTGATTCTCATAGTTATTCAATTCATCAGGAGGGGAAAATGATTCGTAAATCTAAAATAAGTCTGGGTGTTTTGTTACTTCTCACTTTTTTTCTAATCTTTGGCTCTGGTATCAGCAGGGCTGAGCTTGCCCGGTATGATATTGACCCGGATCACTCCTCTATAGAGTTCAGTGTTGCCCACATGGTGGTTTCAAAGACAAAGGGCCGGTTTACAGACTATAATGGTTTCGTGGAAATGGATCCTGATGGATTGAAGATTAAGGCTATAGAAGCTGTAATTAACACGGCATCGGTAAATACCATGCATGAAAAGCGGGATGACCATCTCAAAAATGAAGATTTCTTTAACGTTGAGAAATTTCCTACAATGACATACAAGATGAAGTATTCGCGTAAAGAGGGAAGCAACATTATTGCAATCGGTGATCTGACAATGCTGGGTGTAACCAAAGAGGTCACACTGACTGGGAAGTTTAACGGTATTGTTAAGGACCCTTATGGAAATACGCGTGCAGGGTTTACAGGAGAGGGAAAGTTGAACAGAAAAGACTTCGGGATGAACTGGAGCAAACTGCTGGACAGCGGTGGGATGGTTGTCGGCGACGAGATAACTCTCAAACTCGAGATGGAATGCATTAAGGCCACTCCGGCAAAATGATTCAGAATCTTCTAACGCTGCAGCATTTGAGTTCCTGAAACAAGTTCAGGATGACAGACTCGATTCTTGTGACAACTTGTTATCCATTTATTGAGCTGGTAGTTTCACTCCAATGACTTGAGGTTTATGATGGACAGAGGGTTTATCCTTGCGTTGTTGAGCCTGACTCCCCAGTGAAGGTGCGGTCCTGTTGCCCTTCCTGTCTTGCCGACCTTTGCAACAACCTCTCCCTTCTTAACATATGCCCCCTCCTCAACCAGAATCTCTGACAGGTGGAAATACATTGTGAAGAGGCCGAGGCCGTGGTCAATGATCAGCGTCTTACCACTGAAGAACTGGTCATCTTTGAAAATGGCCCTGCCGCTGTTTGATGCCTTAACTGGTGCACCTTCAGGGGCATCAACATCAACACCTGTGTGGGGACTTTTCTGTTCCCCATTGATGATCCTCCTTAAACCGAAATCATCTGACATGTCTCCTGCGACAGGCGGTAGGAATTTGC from Nitrospirota bacterium encodes the following:
- a CDS encoding TrpB-like pyridoxal phosphate-dependent enzyme, producing MEDHTVDDTKIFLSEDEMPTHWYNIVADFPKPLPPVLHPGTGQPIGPDDLAPLFPMDLIMQEVSQERFIEIPKEVRDVYRLWRPSPLVRARRWEKALGTPARIYYKWEGVSPAGSHKPNTAVAQAYYNKKAGITRITTETGAGQWGSALAFACNLFGIECKVYMVRVSYDQKPYRRIMMEAWGAKCISSPSNETAAGRKILEKYPDTPGSLGIAISEAVEEAASRDDTKYSLGSVLNHVMLHQTVIGLETKIQFEKVGEYPDVVIGCAGGGSNFAGLAIPFVRDKIIDGRDIKVIAVEPTACPTLTKGLYRYDFGDTACTTPLIKMFTLGHDFMPAPIHAGGLRYHGMAPIVCHMYDLGLIEARAYHQNPVFEAALSFTRAEGHLPAPETAHAVRATMDEALRCKETGEARVIVFNASGHGHFDLTSYQKYMAGELKDFDYPEDELQRSLKNLPKTGNE
- the truA gene encoding tRNA pseudouridine(38-40) synthase TruA — its product is MSRFKLYIEYEGTRFRGWQIQKNARSVQGEISFAIKKIFYPDDFDFQGSGRTDAGVHALKQVAHLEVKTKLPPEIIRMKLNDEMPADINILGVEKAPQSFHARHDAVCRSYVYQISRRRTAFGKKYVWWIKDKLDIEKMKQAAELFVGMKDFKSFTDDDPEEKSTRVKVEEIQIKESGDLILIRITGSHFIWKMVRRVVGVLAEVGRGKLTIGKVEEFIKTKSAEPAKLTAPPSGLFLEHVSYKDDMKSPELTPLIKI
- a CDS encoding YceI family protein, translating into MIRKSKISLGVLLLLTFFLIFGSGISRAELARYDIDPDHSSIEFSVAHMVVSKTKGRFTDYNGFVEMDPDGLKIKAIEAVINTASVNTMHEKRDDHLKNEDFFNVEKFPTMTYKMKYSRKEGSNIIAIGDLTMLGVTKEVTLTGKFNGIVKDPYGNTRAGFTGEGKLNRKDFGMNWSKLLDSGGMVVGDEITLKLEMECIKATPAK
- a CDS encoding response regulator, encoding MNILLVEDEQTLASTLKEGLEMDGHFVDIAGDGTDGMSKAEQHPNDVIIMDVILPLMDGLTTLSALREKGIMTPVILLTADDAVVNQTKRADVAASEYPVGQLALGLLVSKVRYLLRKSLH